The following coding sequences lie in one Vibrio sp. ED004 genomic window:
- a CDS encoding glycosyl transferase, whose product MMKFGYFDDKNKEYVANTPCTPIKWCNYVGTLDFGGIVDSNGGVLLCKGDPALNRITKYIAQLPNSDFKGSTMYLKVRDEAGNVEVFSPFYTPTLKPLDKFENHTGLSYTTIIAEAFGVRCEATFFVPKADQVLLQDIKVTNISDKALHVDVVPVYEFTHFDALKQLLNADWVPQTMTLKAHQQESGHTVLEQYAFMKRDYAVNLMTADRPVTSFDGDRQSFLGQFGYGTWAAPQALENDELGNTECLRGDNIGALNLRLGWLSPEQTERTVVQIAQEESLEVAQPLLAKYRDHQVVDLAFAELAEHWDSYLQAVQVETPDPAMNSMLNVHNPRQCHTTKNWSRYLSLYQLGYGARGIGFRDSSQDTLGVITHMPEEAREFIERLLSVQNTNGSAMHQFFPSTMEANAGDSREEEDRPDYYGDDHLWIIYAVTQYVKETGNADFLNKTIPFYQKDKAGNPVETGTVWDHLCRAIEFTYTNTGEHGLPLLGFADWNDTVNLPTGAESMMVANMYGKALLDMLDLCELRGEAQLTTQFKDQYQQMQSTVNECGWDGEWFVRYFDEQGLPIGSHKNEQGQIYTNGQSWPVISGFATQERATQALDSVYNKLNTTNGIKLSTPGYNGFDPQLGGVSTYPPGAKENGGIFLHSNPWVMIAEAKMGNGERAYEYYRQINPASKNDDIDTFESEPYCYPQNILGDEHKQFGLGRNAWLSGTSSWTYVAGTQWILGVRPEVDGLLVDPCIPAEWPEFKVRRQFRGATYKIHVTNPNNVCKGVVEMKVNGDLISGNKAPVFTSGEHTVEVVLG is encoded by the coding sequence ATGATGAAATTCGGATATTTTGACGATAAAAACAAAGAATACGTAGCAAACACACCATGCACACCGATCAAATGGTGTAACTATGTGGGTACATTAGATTTCGGTGGCATTGTCGATAGCAACGGCGGCGTGTTGTTGTGTAAAGGCGACCCGGCACTGAACCGTATCACCAAGTACATTGCACAACTACCAAACTCAGATTTTAAAGGCTCGACCATGTACCTCAAGGTGCGTGATGAAGCGGGTAACGTAGAGGTGTTTTCACCTTTCTACACACCAACTCTGAAGCCGCTTGATAAGTTTGAAAACCATACAGGCTTGTCTTACACCACCATCATTGCAGAAGCGTTTGGTGTGCGTTGTGAAGCGACGTTCTTCGTACCAAAAGCTGACCAAGTATTGCTACAAGACATCAAAGTCACCAACATTTCAGACAAAGCGCTGCACGTTGATGTTGTGCCTGTATACGAATTCACTCACTTCGATGCACTTAAACAACTATTGAATGCGGATTGGGTTCCACAAACCATGACACTCAAAGCACACCAGCAAGAGTCGGGTCACACCGTGCTTGAGCAGTATGCGTTCATGAAGCGTGACTATGCAGTAAACCTGATGACAGCGGATCGCCCTGTGACTTCATTTGACGGTGATCGCCAATCATTCCTTGGTCAGTTTGGTTACGGCACATGGGCTGCGCCGCAAGCGTTAGAAAACGATGAGCTTGGCAATACAGAGTGTCTGCGTGGTGACAACATCGGTGCACTAAATCTGCGTTTAGGTTGGTTATCTCCAGAGCAGACTGAACGTACGGTTGTACAAATTGCACAAGAAGAGAGCCTAGAAGTCGCGCAACCTTTACTGGCTAAATACCGTGACCACCAAGTGGTTGATTTGGCATTCGCTGAACTGGCTGAGCACTGGGATTCTTACCTACAAGCGGTTCAGGTTGAAACGCCAGATCCTGCTATGAACTCGATGCTTAACGTACACAACCCACGTCAATGCCACACCACTAAAAATTGGTCTCGTTACCTATCTCTGTATCAGCTTGGCTATGGCGCACGCGGCATCGGTTTCCGTGATTCTTCACAAGATACATTGGGCGTTATTACTCATATGCCAGAAGAGGCGCGTGAGTTCATTGAGCGCCTGCTATCGGTGCAAAATACCAATGGTTCTGCGATGCATCAGTTCTTCCCATCGACCATGGAAGCGAACGCTGGTGACTCACGTGAAGAAGAAGATCGCCCGGATTACTACGGCGACGATCACCTATGGATCATCTACGCAGTGACTCAATATGTGAAAGAAACGGGCAATGCAGACTTCTTGAATAAAACGATCCCGTTCTACCAAAAAGACAAAGCGGGCAACCCAGTTGAAACGGGAACCGTGTGGGATCACCTGTGTCGCGCGATTGAATTTACCTACACCAATACGGGGGAGCACGGCCTTCCGTTATTAGGTTTTGCAGACTGGAATGACACGGTGAACCTACCAACGGGTGCTGAGTCGATGATGGTAGCCAACATGTACGGCAAAGCCCTGCTCGATATGCTGGACTTGTGTGAGCTGCGTGGTGAAGCGCAGCTGACGACTCAGTTTAAAGATCAGTACCAACAAATGCAGAGCACAGTCAATGAGTGCGGTTGGGATGGCGAATGGTTTGTTCGTTACTTTGATGAGCAAGGCCTGCCGATTGGTTCTCACAAGAATGAGCAAGGGCAGATCTACACTAACGGTCAAAGCTGGCCTGTGATTTCTGGTTTCGCGACTCAAGAACGTGCGACGCAAGCACTAGATTCGGTTTACAACAAGCTGAACACGACCAATGGTATCAAGCTTTCAACTCCTGGCTACAATGGTTTTGATCCACAACTTGGTGGTGTTTCGACATACCCACCGGGTGCGAAAGAGAACGGCGGTATTTTCCTGCACTCAAACCCATGGGTGATGATTGCAGAAGCGAAAATGGGCAATGGCGAGCGTGCTTACGAGTACTACCGTCAAATTAACCCGGCTTCGAAGAACGACGATATTGATACCTTCGAATCGGAGCCATACTGCTACCCACAAAACATCTTGGGCGACGAACATAAACAGTTCGGCCTAGGTCGTAATGCATGGCTATCGGGTACTTCATCTTGGACATACGTTGCAGGTACTCAGTGGATTCTGGGTGTTCGACCTGAAGTTGATGGCTTGCTGGTGGACCCTTGTATTCCGGCTGAGTGGCCTGAGTTTAAAGTCCGTCGTCAGTTCCGCGGTGCAACATACAAGATTCATGTCACGAACCCGAATAACGTGTGTAAAGGTGTGGTTGAGATGAAGGTCAATGGTGACCTGATTTCAGGCAATAAAGCACCGGTATTTACATCAGGTGAGCACACGGTAGAAGTGGTTTTAGGTTAA